Proteins encoded in a region of the Roseateles sp. SL47 genome:
- a CDS encoding pilus assembly protein PilM, which translates to MGLLDVLLGRTHPPMIGLDISSSSVKLVELSQNANGEYVLERFATEPFEKGWITDGQIEKFDEVAEAVRRVVTRSGSKTRHAALAMPQSSVITKKIMLPGGLREEELELQVEAEANQYIPFSLDEVSLDFCVIGPSPTSVGDVEVLIAASRKDRVQDRQALAEAAGLRPTVLDIESHASRMAMSRLVETLPNEGKDALVALFEIGADTTSLKVLRDDEMLYDRDQAFGGSQLTMLISRQYGFSFEEAEQKKLNGELPEDYESQVLNPFVDSLSQEIGRALQYFFTSTPHHKVHYVMLAGGTATLPGLKERVTELTGFACMVVNPFENMVLGSAVRENKLRREAPAYLTACGLAMRRFFQ; encoded by the coding sequence ATGGGGTTGTTGGACGTACTACTGGGACGCACCCATCCGCCCATGATTGGCCTGGACATTTCATCGTCCAGCGTCAAGCTTGTGGAGTTGAGTCAAAACGCGAATGGTGAATACGTTCTCGAACGTTTTGCCACCGAGCCTTTTGAAAAGGGATGGATCACCGACGGCCAGATCGAGAAATTCGACGAGGTCGCGGAGGCTGTGCGCCGTGTGGTGACGCGCAGCGGCAGCAAGACGCGGCATGCCGCGCTGGCGATGCCGCAGTCGTCGGTCATCACCAAGAAAATCATGCTCCCGGGCGGGCTGCGTGAAGAAGAGCTGGAGCTTCAGGTAGAAGCCGAGGCCAATCAATACATTCCGTTCTCGCTGGACGAAGTGAGCCTGGATTTCTGCGTCATCGGGCCCAGCCCCACGTCGGTGGGTGATGTGGAGGTGCTGATTGCCGCCTCCCGCAAAGACCGGGTGCAGGACCGTCAGGCGCTGGCGGAAGCTGCCGGCCTGCGGCCGACGGTGCTGGACATTGAATCGCATGCTTCGCGCATGGCCATGAGCCGCCTCGTCGAAACCCTTCCGAATGAAGGCAAGGACGCGTTGGTGGCGCTCTTCGAAATTGGCGCTGACACGACCAGCCTGAAAGTGCTGCGTGACGACGAAATGCTGTATGACCGGGATCAAGCCTTTGGTGGCTCCCAGCTCACCATGCTGATTTCTCGCCAATACGGTTTCTCCTTTGAAGAAGCCGAGCAGAAGAAACTCAATGGCGAACTGCCGGAGGACTATGAGAGCCAAGTGCTCAATCCTTTTGTCGACAGTTTGTCGCAGGAAATCGGCCGCGCACTGCAGTATTTCTTCACCAGCACCCCTCACCATAAGGTGCACTACGTGATGCTGGCGGGTGGAACTGCCACGCTTCCGGGTCTGAAGGAACGCGTGACCGAATTGACCGGATTCGCCTGCATGGTGGTGAATCCCTTTGAAAACATGGTGCTTGGCTCCGCAGTGCGTGAAAACAAACTGCGTCGCGAAGCACCGGCCTACCTGACAGCCTGCGGGCTGGCGATGCGGAGGTTTTTTCAGTGA
- a CDS encoding penicillin-binding protein 1A produces MPAKKTSDDAPDSPSSSFAADPRDRGSQGRKKSRTKPRHWLLRALGWLFGLLLAGVLSVALLAGMALAMAYPSLPDISGLTDYQPKLPLRVLSADGQLLGEYGEERRSYSNIRDIPKVMQDAVLAIEDARFYQHGGVDYLGVIRAGLANVGESKSQGASTITMQVARNFYLSTEKTFTRKIYEILLALKIESALPKEKILEIYMNQIFLGHRAYGFAAASEVYFGKPLKELSIAEAAMLAGLPKAPSAYNPINNPRRAALRQQYIIDRMLEMGFISPEQHAQAKAEKLRIRPPQDTVSHAEYVAELARQLIFSQYGEEAYTRGLNVYLTLKSDEQERAYRALRRGIMDYERRQVYRGPEAYVDLPADPKELDTRIAEALSDHPANDELLAAVVLEADPKKVVAALQSGETLTITGEGLKPATSGLSDKGNPKTRIRRGAVIRVVKLVRNNKDDWTITQLPEVEGAMVALNPKDGSVHALVGGFDYNKNKFNHVTQAWRQPGSSFKPFIYSAALEKGFNGATVVNDAPLFFDASTTGSQPWEPKNYDGTFDGPMPLRRALAKSKNMVSIRVLQAIGVKYAQDWVTRFGFDAEKHPAYLTMALGAGSVTPMQMAQAYSVFANGGYRVGPALVQRITDHQGRLLYQAVPKILDESQRAIDPRNAFLMDSLLQEVARSGTAARTQATLKRPDLYGKTGTTNDSMDAWFAGFQPDLVSVVWIGYDQPRKLGDRETGGGLALPVWIEFMQYALRNTPVAEIQPPPTGVTNINGEWYYDEFAENQGVKALTGDDHVPASGSEDEKKSILDLFKR; encoded by the coding sequence ATGCCCGCGAAGAAAACCTCCGACGACGCCCCCGACTCCCCCTCTTCCTCCTTTGCCGCCGACCCGCGGGATCGCGGATCGCAAGGGCGCAAGAAGTCACGCACAAAACCCCGTCACTGGCTGCTTCGCGCGCTGGGATGGCTGTTCGGACTGTTACTCGCTGGCGTGCTTTCTGTTGCTTTGTTGGCAGGAATGGCCCTGGCCATGGCCTATCCAAGCCTGCCCGACATCAGCGGCCTGACGGACTACCAGCCCAAACTGCCGCTGCGTGTCCTGTCGGCCGACGGCCAGTTGCTGGGGGAATACGGCGAGGAGCGTCGCTCCTACTCCAACATCCGCGACATCCCGAAGGTGATGCAGGACGCCGTGCTGGCCATCGAGGACGCGCGCTTCTATCAGCACGGAGGGGTGGACTACCTTGGGGTGATCCGGGCCGGTCTCGCCAATGTGGGGGAGTCCAAAAGCCAGGGGGCGTCCACCATCACGATGCAGGTGGCGCGCAACTTCTATCTCTCCACCGAGAAGACCTTCACGCGCAAGATCTATGAAATCCTGCTGGCGCTGAAGATCGAGAGTGCGCTGCCCAAGGAGAAGATCCTCGAGATCTACATGAACCAGATCTTCCTGGGGCACCGGGCCTACGGCTTCGCGGCTGCGAGCGAGGTGTATTTCGGCAAGCCGCTCAAGGAACTGTCGATTGCCGAAGCCGCCATGCTGGCCGGGTTGCCAAAAGCACCATCTGCTTACAACCCGATCAACAATCCCCGCCGCGCCGCGTTGCGGCAGCAATACATCATCGACCGCATGCTGGAGATGGGCTTCATCAGCCCGGAACAACATGCCCAGGCCAAGGCCGAGAAGCTGCGCATCCGGCCGCCGCAGGACACGGTGAGCCATGCCGAATATGTGGCCGAACTGGCCCGGCAACTGATCTTCAGCCAGTATGGGGAAGAGGCCTATACCCGCGGGCTGAACGTCTATCTCACCTTGAAGTCCGACGAGCAGGAACGCGCCTATCGCGCCCTGCGGCGCGGCATCATGGATTACGAACGGCGCCAGGTGTACCGCGGCCCCGAGGCCTATGTGGACCTGCCGGCCGATCCCAAGGAGCTGGACACCCGCATCGCCGAAGCACTGAGCGACCATCCGGCCAACGACGAACTACTGGCCGCCGTGGTGCTGGAAGCCGATCCGAAAAAGGTGGTCGCCGCGCTGCAGAGTGGCGAAACCCTCACCATCACCGGCGAAGGCCTGAAGCCCGCCACCTCGGGCCTGTCTGACAAGGGCAATCCCAAGACACGCATCCGGCGTGGCGCGGTCATCCGGGTGGTGAAGCTGGTCCGCAATAACAAGGACGACTGGACCATCACCCAGTTGCCCGAAGTGGAAGGTGCCATGGTGGCCCTGAATCCGAAGGATGGCAGCGTGCATGCGCTGGTGGGCGGGTTCGACTACAACAAGAACAAGTTCAATCACGTGACCCAGGCCTGGCGCCAGCCCGGCTCCAGCTTCAAGCCGTTCATCTATTCGGCCGCGTTGGAGAAGGGGTTCAACGGCGCCACCGTGGTGAATGACGCGCCGCTGTTCTTTGACGCCAGCACCACCGGTAGCCAACCCTGGGAGCCGAAGAACTACGACGGCACCTTTGATGGCCCGATGCCGCTGCGCCGTGCATTGGCCAAGTCCAAGAACATGGTGTCCATCCGGGTGCTGCAGGCCATCGGCGTGAAATATGCGCAGGACTGGGTCACCCGCTTCGGCTTTGATGCCGAGAAGCATCCCGCCTATCTCACCATGGCCCTGGGCGCCGGTTCGGTCACGCCGATGCAGATGGCCCAGGCCTATTCCGTATTCGCCAATGGCGGCTACCGGGTCGGACCGGCGCTGGTGCAGCGCATCACCGACCATCAGGGCCGTCTGCTGTATCAGGCTGTCCCCAAAATCCTGGACGAAAGCCAGCGAGCTATTGACCCGCGTAATGCTTTTCTGATGGACAGCCTGCTGCAGGAGGTGGCGCGCAGTGGCACAGCGGCTCGCACGCAGGCCACACTCAAGCGGCCGGACCTCTATGGGAAGACCGGCACAACCAATGATTCGATGGATGCGTGGTTCGCCGGCTTCCAGCCCGATCTGGTGTCGGTGGTGTGGATCGGCTACGACCAGCCCCGCAAGCTGGGAGACCGCGAAACCGGTGGCGGCCTGGCCCTGCCGGTCTGGATCGAGTTCATGCAATATGCCTTGCGCAATACCCCAGTCGCGGAGATCCAGCCGCCCCCCACCGGGGTCACCAACATCAATGGTGAGTGGTATTACGACGAATTCGCCGAGAACCAGGGCGTCAAGGCCCTGACCGGCGATGACCATGTGCCGGCCTCCGGCAGTGAGGATGAGAAAAAGAGCATCCTCGACCTGTTCAAGCGGTAA
- a CDS encoding lipoprotein: protein MKTRSVGASAHRSQPQRGKALLGLMLSVALLGIVGCGQKRPLQLPPSAKAGTGGTGGATTPPAKAPAASAPASAAVMPQR, encoded by the coding sequence ATGAAGACACGAAGTGTAGGCGCCTCGGCGCATCGCTCTCAGCCGCAGCGCGGCAAGGCCCTGCTGGGCCTGATGTTGTCGGTGGCGCTGCTCGGCATCGTCGGTTGCGGCCAGAAGCGCCCCCTGCAACTGCCCCCTTCGGCCAAGGCCGGCACGGGCGGCACGGGTGGCGCCACCACGCCACCGGCCAAAGCCCCTGCCGCGTCAGCACCGGCCAGCGCCGCAGTGATGCCGCAGCGCTGA
- the cyaY gene encoding iron donor protein CyaY — MTDAEYDARTAAVLASIERQADAWLEEDCIDIDPQRTGGLLELQFQDRSKIVVNTQPPLHELWLASRRGGYHFKFVDGRWLDTKDGVEFFERLSQEISFHGGKPLTVQGA, encoded by the coding sequence CTGACCGATGCCGAATACGACGCTCGCACTGCCGCCGTGCTGGCCAGCATCGAGCGGCAGGCCGATGCCTGGTTGGAAGAAGATTGCATCGACATCGATCCCCAGCGCACCGGCGGGCTGCTGGAGTTGCAGTTCCAGGATCGCAGCAAGATCGTTGTGAACACCCAGCCGCCGCTGCATGAACTGTGGCTGGCCAGCCGCCGGGGGGGCTACCACTTCAAGTTCGTGGACGGCCGTTGGCTGGATACCAAGGACGGCGTGGAGTTCTTCGAGCGGCTGTCCCAGGAAATCAGCTTCCACGGTGGCAAGCCGCTGACGGTGCAGGGCGCCTGA
- a CDS encoding PilN domain-containing protein has translation MILINLLPHREEKRKRRETAFYVGLGMSLVAGALVAGVIYLLLEQMTAAQVERNNFLKSEIGKLDEQIKDIATLRAEIDALRARQRAVEDLQSDRNTPVHLLNDLAKMTPEGIYLLGLRQTGKSVIVNGQAATNERVSEMLRNLGHADWLENPELVEIKLAAPNPRDPRRLFDFSMKVAIKSTAPEAAPGAASAPAGAQPARANKS, from the coding sequence GTGATTCTGATCAACCTGCTCCCGCACCGCGAGGAGAAACGCAAGCGCCGTGAGACCGCGTTCTACGTCGGTCTGGGCATGTCGCTGGTCGCTGGCGCCCTGGTGGCTGGTGTGATTTATCTGCTCCTGGAGCAGATGACCGCCGCCCAGGTCGAACGCAACAACTTCCTGAAGTCCGAGATCGGCAAGCTCGATGAGCAGATCAAGGACATCGCCACGCTGCGCGCCGAAATCGATGCGCTGCGGGCCCGCCAGCGGGCGGTGGAAGACCTGCAGAGCGATCGCAACACCCCGGTGCACCTGCTCAATGATCTGGCCAAGATGACCCCGGAAGGCATCTACCTGCTGGGCCTGCGCCAGACCGGCAAGTCCGTCATCGTGAATGGCCAGGCGGCCACCAACGAGCGGGTGTCCGAGATGTTGCGCAATCTGGGTCATGCAGACTGGCTTGAGAACCCCGAACTGGTGGAAATCAAGCTGGCCGCGCCCAATCCGCGCGACCCCCGCCGCCTGTTCGACTTCTCGATGAAGGTGGCCATCAAGAGCACCGCGCCGGAGGCCGCCCCAGGCGCCGCCAGCGCACCGGCTGGCGCCCAGCCGGCCCGGGCCAACAAGAGCTGA